The Haemorhous mexicanus isolate bHaeMex1 chromosome 5, bHaeMex1.pri, whole genome shotgun sequence genome contains a region encoding:
- the REP15 gene encoding rab15 effector protein: MFVPEAVCMWKRPPAEKMGQKVSQEDNQENKAEMLVICEVFSPGVLHASQRLKDYLGFVDPQSKFQPATNTLSEIFLVNFIGFCVGKGMEERIMTSKMTKQQSSLFGVDWIWTLCGSDKQIKLQIAVQALQPAELLHGEGPAEDCCREAALADECFQNMSRFEKLAEFCRLVGQDCLGLFIMFGVPGKPKDIRGVLLDSVAKEEQKCRLSGKNALRQFVTSTDSSLPTRDMLENCLGTKNRLKDVGNVYINFV, encoded by the coding sequence atgtttgtcCCTGAGGCAGTCTGCATGTGGAAACGACCTCCAGCAGAGAAAATGGGCCAGAAGGTCTCCCAGGAGGACAACCAGGAGAACAAGGCTGAAATGCTGGTCATCTGTGAAGTCTTCAGCCCGGGTGTGCTCCATGCATCTCAAAGGCTGAAGGACTATCTGGGTTTTGTGGATCCTCAAAGCAAATTCCAGCCAGCCACAAACACGCTGAGCGAGATCTTCCTGGTCAACTTCATCGGTTTCTGTGTGGGAAAGGGCATGGAGGAGCGAATCATGACCAGCAAAATGACCAAGCAGCAGTCCTCCCTCTTTGGAGTGGACTGGATCTGGACTCTATGTGGGTCTGACAAGCAGATCAAGCTGCAGATCGCTGTGCAGGCTTTGCAGCCAGCCGAGCTCTTGCACGGCGAGGGCCCTGCTGAGGATTGCTGCCGGGAGGCTGCGCTGGCCGACGAGTGCTTCCAGAACATGAGCAGGTTTGAGAAGCTGGCCGAGTTCTGCCGCCTGGTGGGACAGGACTGCCTGGGCTTGTTCATCATGTTTGGCGTGCCAGGGAAGCCCAAGGACATCCGAGGAGTCCTGCTGGACAGCGTTGCCAAGGAGGAGCAAAAATGCCGCCTGTCGGGCAAGAATGCGCTGCGGCAatttgtcaccagcacagacaGCTCCCTGCCCACAAGAGACATGCTGGAAAATTGCCTGGGCACCAAAAACAGGCTGAAGGATGTGGGAAATGTGTACATAAACTTTGTGTGA